In a genomic window of Nitrosarchaeum sp.:
- a CDS encoding cation diffusion facilitator family transporter produces MLEQKTKVLQISLVAIFSAFVVELVFGLISNSLGLITDSIHALLDSVVTVILLLAARFAIKPPDEEHTYGHGKIESLGGFVGGIAIFLIAIFFIYESIHRLQNPVHDALPGIFAIIGGLYTIGIDIFRIVLLRRSIKKIGGVTLKADFYHAFMDLGSTVIAIVGIVLVVYGFYNGDFIAALILGVVLVILSLKLIHRTALDLTDIISPELVKKVKEIVLNTEGVIESGAILMRKSGDLIFTDVTISLRGDTSFDRAHEISSTVENNIKKKLPNAAITIHFEPNWKNVPLNAKINDIAKSVEGVKEVHNIISHKTKGKTYSNLHVMVDNEISLDSAHKISEEIEQKIQENIPEIEHVTIHLEPFLTVPKNLNVEDKITEEKIREILEQYTVIKKIGRIVSLNFENILKIDIDCSFDKELSIEKVHDMTSEIEHVIRTRIKNAVITIHPEPD; encoded by the coding sequence ATGTTGGAACAAAAAACGAAGGTTTTACAGATTTCACTAGTAGCCATTTTTTCAGCATTTGTGGTGGAATTAGTTTTTGGTTTAATTTCCAATAGTCTTGGTTTGATTACAGATAGCATACATGCCCTACTAGATAGTGTTGTTACTGTAATACTACTTTTAGCGGCCAGATTTGCAATAAAACCTCCTGATGAAGAACATACCTATGGTCATGGAAAAATTGAATCACTTGGAGGATTTGTTGGTGGAATTGCTATTTTTCTTATAGCGATATTTTTCATTTATGAATCAATCCACAGATTGCAGAATCCAGTACATGATGCATTACCTGGCATATTTGCAATTATTGGAGGATTGTACACAATTGGAATTGATATTTTCAGAATAGTTCTTCTTCGAAGATCAATTAAAAAAATTGGAGGAGTTACTCTCAAAGCTGATTTCTATCATGCATTTATGGATCTTGGCTCAACAGTAATTGCAATAGTAGGAATTGTGTTAGTAGTATATGGATTCTATAATGGAGATTTTATTGCCGCATTAATTCTGGGAGTTGTTTTAGTGATACTCAGTTTGAAATTGATTCATAGAACTGCATTAGATTTAACAGATATCATATCACCAGAACTTGTAAAAAAAGTAAAAGAAATTGTATTGAATACTGAAGGAGTAATTGAATCTGGAGCAATTTTAATGAGAAAATCAGGAGATTTAATATTTACAGATGTAACAATATCTCTAAGAGGCGATACAAGCTTTGATAGAGCACATGAAATTAGCAGTACAGTTGAAAATAACATTAAAAAGAAATTACCTAACGCAGCAATAACTATTCATTTTGAGCCAAATTGGAAAAATGTGCCTCTAAATGCAAAAATTAACGACATAGCAAAAAGCGTAGAGGGAGTCAAGGAAGTTCATAATATTATATCACATAAGACAAAAGGAAAGACATATTCAAATTTACATGTCATGGTAGATAATGAAATCAGCCTTGATTCGGCTCATAAGATATCAGAGGAAATAGAACAAAAAATTCAAGAAAATATTCCTGAAATTGAACATGTAACTATTCATCTTGAACCTTTTCTAACAGTTCCAAAAAATTTGAATGTAGAAGATAAGATTACAGAAGAAAAGATAAGAGAAATTTTAGAGCAATACACTGTAATTAAAAAAATAGGACGAATAGTTTCTTTAAATTTTGAAAATATTCTTAAAATTGATATTGATTGTTCATTTGACAAAGAATTATCTATTGAAAAAGTTCATGATATGACATCTGAAATAGAACATGTTATAAGAACTCGGATTAAAAATGCTGTAATTACAATACATCCAGAACCTGATTAG
- a CDS encoding peptidase: MSHKYVILLGIFSSILLTPIISVEAASNPNLFVSAENSQFNNRFSGSMVVEVVIRDTNLHDTDQGKGEPDVTLNGKSLRMIQATDGNWYAYFANVDKAKIADSTQSTTSGKGLDFGVFCSRDTASSVFGISLSETDGFAVPGNNGLSGFTNGISSFNQCTGTLTSSTNLNNVVRNPQSINTNSNIPTGQIGLNSDAWPLIQLFSFSDVQIQYNAGGNPQSVSLEYDESSNISLTLDRSVYPQNSQVFLTVNDFQLNQDPTDEDSWTFNVNSPLAAFYQAFDNSGSNSANGTAGLVNLNTHLSNLGFKDNGQLSINLGNIMQLTSNDKQPSTFVDDNVSGNQFSKIVTLVENGPNSGIFDSVDNSDESVVRVLANAPRDQTGQIDYNQKSTSVLTGSSTSSISIKSTLTVGEGTKSLTPGKKFPITLIDSDQNINSGSRDHLDIFRDSSLVPTLKIGNPITLGNANDVQFHSSATALNTGDTSNSSIPDKNSARLFIDTSNVAIPTFKQLSLNLGVSASTLRSLFIDSSISNNNGTNWINYDLRSFENDFGISDFSDTTITLSFGTLGSLPITVVDSGDLSSSHGLVQLDDADIQQLSTRSGTVYLVINFDSSNNTPTVGSISAEKNKQPIVFDFFSFGLSNNNDINNAIYRFELEETSDNSSKFVGTLEYAVANQLNILDPNFIKTLRTIDDEIKFIVTNRLIDEQGIAISYSDLDKVGVITTTSTKSDISTNSGIVSSGSPTYRFGQPVTITLKDSDLNLKSDVVDIYLVNNDPNSQNVDTVGNSGNILLEILLKDIRYKRCVVNGVEYGGLASTGFTLVETGPSTGVFEGTFKMPSQICDKSGTKLISTAGGSLDAKYYDSRDGSGNSNIFRLLNAKSTTQFSASPQLSTDKITIPSSGSSEEIILSGSVNNHKRGIPLNISLIRPDGIIQNFAAVISDSGSYRAAFSINQNSLSGVYKIQLSYNDINVGLVSFTASHDMPTWIKDNVKQWSSNSEIIDGLKQMVKEKIINSPKEYQNSERVVPDWIKNNAEWWYNGQISDDDFIKSLQYLVNKGIIRV, encoded by the coding sequence ATGAGTCACAAATATGTAATTTTACTTGGTATTTTTTCATCCATACTGTTAACCCCAATTATTAGTGTAGAAGCAGCCAGCAATCCTAATCTGTTTGTTTCAGCAGAGAACTCTCAATTTAACAACCGATTTTCTGGCTCTATGGTGGTTGAAGTTGTAATCCGCGACACAAATCTTCATGATACAGACCAAGGAAAAGGCGAACCTGATGTCACACTTAATGGTAAATCCTTACGAATGATTCAAGCAACTGATGGCAATTGGTATGCATATTTTGCAAATGTTGATAAAGCAAAAATAGCTGATTCTACCCAATCTACAACTTCTGGTAAAGGCTTAGACTTTGGTGTTTTTTGTAGTAGGGATACTGCATCATCTGTTTTTGGAATTTCTCTTTCTGAAACTGATGGTTTTGCAGTTCCAGGAAACAACGGTCTATCTGGTTTTACAAATGGCATTTCATCATTTAATCAGTGTACTGGAACACTAACAAGCTCTACTAATCTTAATAATGTTGTAAGAAATCCACAGTCAATTAACACCAACTCCAATATTCCAACTGGTCAAATTGGATTGAATTCTGATGCATGGCCTTTAATTCAACTCTTCTCTTTTAGTGATGTCCAAATTCAATACAATGCTGGTGGAAATCCACAAAGTGTTTCTCTTGAATACGACGAAAGTTCAAACATCTCTCTAACACTTGATAGATCAGTATATCCTCAGAATTCACAAGTTTTTCTAACTGTAAATGATTTTCAATTAAATCAAGATCCAACAGATGAAGATTCATGGACATTTAATGTTAATTCCCCACTTGCTGCTTTTTATCAAGCATTTGATAATTCCGGTTCAAATTCTGCAAATGGCACTGCAGGATTAGTGAATTTGAATACTCATCTATCTAATTTGGGTTTTAAAGATAATGGACAACTTTCAATTAATTTAGGAAATATAATGCAATTAACATCAAATGATAAACAACCTAGTACTTTTGTTGATGATAATGTATCCGGAAACCAATTTTCCAAAATTGTTACTTTGGTAGAAAATGGCCCAAATTCTGGAATCTTTGATAGTGTTGATAATAGTGATGAATCTGTTGTTAGAGTTCTCGCTAATGCCCCAAGAGATCAAACTGGGCAAATAGATTATAATCAAAAATCTACTTCTGTCCTCACCGGTTCTTCCACATCTTCAATTTCAATAAAATCTACCTTGACTGTTGGAGAAGGTACTAAATCACTCACACCAGGCAAAAAATTTCCCATAACGTTGATTGATTCTGATCAAAATATCAACTCTGGAAGTAGAGATCATTTAGATATCTTTAGAGATTCATCTTTAGTTCCTACCTTAAAGATTGGAAATCCAATAACTCTTGGCAATGCAAATGATGTGCAGTTTCATTCTTCTGCCACCGCATTAAATACCGGTGATACATCTAACTCGTCAATTCCTGACAAAAACTCTGCAAGATTATTTATTGATACGTCAAATGTGGCAATTCCAACTTTTAAACAACTTTCATTGAATCTTGGTGTTTCTGCATCAACCTTACGGTCGCTTTTCATAGATTCATCTATTTCAAATAACAATGGTACTAACTGGATAAATTATGATCTTAGATCATTTGAGAATGATTTTGGGATAAGTGATTTTTCTGATACAACAATCACTCTATCTTTTGGAACTTTGGGTTCTTTACCAATAACTGTAGTTGATTCGGGTGATTTGTCTTCATCTCATGGGCTTGTTCAATTAGATGATGCTGATATTCAACAACTTTCTACTAGGAGTGGAACTGTATATCTTGTAATAAATTTCGATTCAAGTAATAACACTCCTACAGTTGGAAGTATTTCTGCAGAAAAAAATAAACAACCGATAGTTTTTGATTTCTTTTCATTTGGATTATCAAATAACAATGATATCAATAATGCCATTTACAGATTTGAATTAGAAGAGACAAGTGATAACTCTTCAAAATTTGTTGGTACTCTTGAATATGCTGTAGCTAATCAACTCAATATTTTAGATCCTAATTTTATTAAAACACTAAGAACAATAGATGATGAAATAAAATTTATTGTAACTAATAGATTAATTGATGAACAAGGAATTGCCATATCTTATTCTGATTTAGATAAAGTTGGAGTAATTACAACGACTTCTACTAAATCTGATATTTCTACTAATTCTGGTATTGTATCGTCTGGTTCACCCACGTATAGATTTGGTCAACCTGTAACAATTACTCTCAAAGACTCTGATCTTAATTTGAAAAGTGATGTTGTTGATATTTATCTAGTAAATAATGATCCAAATTCTCAAAATGTGGATACAGTTGGTAATTCAGGAAATATTTTGTTAGAAATTTTACTAAAAGATATTCGCTACAAACGATGTGTTGTTAACGGAGTTGAGTATGGAGGACTCGCTTCTACTGGTTTTACGTTAGTTGAGACTGGACCTAGTACTGGTGTATTTGAAGGAACATTCAAGATGCCATCCCAAATTTGTGATAAGTCTGGCACAAAACTGATTTCAACAGCAGGAGGAAGTCTTGATGCAAAATACTATGACTCTAGAGATGGTTCTGGTAATTCAAACATATTTCGTTTGTTAAATGCAAAATCAACAACACAATTTTCAGCCTCACCACAATTAAGTACTGATAAAATTACAATTCCGTCTTCTGGTTCTTCTGAAGAAATAATTTTATCTGGTAGTGTTAATAATCATAAAAGAGGAATTCCATTAAATATCTCATTAATCCGTCCAGATGGTATAATCCAAAACTTTGCTGCAGTAATATCTGATAGTGGAAGCTATCGTGCTGCATTTTCAATCAATCAAAATTCTTTATCCGGCGTTTATAAAATTCAATTATCCTATAATGATATTAACGTTGGATTAGTTTCGTTTACCGCTTCACACGATATGCCTACTTGGATTAAAGACAATGTGAAACAATGGTCTTCTAATTCTGAAATTATTGATGGATTAAAACAAATGGTTAAAGAAAAAATAATCAATTCTCCAAAAGAATATCAAAATTCTGAAAGAGTGGTTCCTGATTGGATTAAAAATAATGCCGAATGGTGGTATAATGGACAAATCTCTGATGACGACTTTATAAAATCACTCCAATACTTAGTCAATAAAGGTATAATTCGAGTATAA
- a CDS encoding EB domain-containing protein, which translates to MGFLVLLSISLLSYGFIGNAYAQSVECGDNQIEQNGVCQDINCGPNQIWQNNECQDVVVGPKNNLNLKTDLNIYGQGGIVVISGQIQNIENLGSGDVSIIVRAPDNNIVTIAQVHPNADGSFQTTVRADGPQFKTPGDYKVFANFSGLKSEIKFEFTGGDGGIISGGDNNPITCPTGQTLVNGKCVVKEITCPTGQTLVNGKCVDDVPEPIQCPPGEELMNGKCIVPEPVEEEPPVCGKGTELVNGVCQVIKVDDGKKPGGACLIATAAYGTELAPQVQFLREIRDNTVMSTSSGMAFMSGFNQIYYSFSPTIADLEREHPLFQEAVRAFITPMISTLSIMTLAEDGSDAQVLGLGISVIALNLGMYIAAPTVIGFKVRKHLKSRK; encoded by the coding sequence GTGGGTTTCCTAGTGTTGTTGTCAATTTCTCTATTATCCTACGGATTTATTGGAAATGCATATGCTCAAAGTGTAGAATGTGGGGATAATCAAATAGAACAAAATGGTGTTTGTCAGGATATTAATTGTGGCCCTAATCAAATATGGCAGAATAATGAATGCCAAGATGTTGTAGTAGGTCCAAAAAATAATCTTAACTTAAAGACTGATCTTAACATTTACGGACAAGGTGGAATCGTAGTAATTAGCGGTCAAATTCAAAACATTGAAAATCTTGGCTCTGGTGATGTCTCCATTATTGTTAGAGCACCAGATAACAATATCGTTACAATTGCTCAAGTTCATCCTAATGCCGATGGCTCTTTTCAAACAACTGTAAGAGCTGATGGCCCTCAATTCAAAACACCAGGTGACTACAAAGTTTTTGCAAATTTTTCTGGATTAAAATCTGAAATTAAATTCGAATTTACTGGAGGAGACGGTGGTATTATCTCAGGTGGTGATAATAACCCAATTACCTGTCCAACAGGCCAGACATTAGTTAATGGAAAATGTGTTGTTAAAGAAATTACGTGTCCAACAGGCCAGACATTAGTTAATGGAAAATGTGTTGATGACGTACCAGAACCAATACAATGTCCTCCTGGTGAAGAATTAATGAATGGAAAATGTATTGTTCCAGAACCAGTAGAAGAAGAACCACCAGTATGTGGTAAAGGAACTGAATTAGTAAACGGTGTTTGTCAAGTAATTAAAGTCGATGATGGCAAAAAACCAGGTGGCGCATGTTTGATTGCAACTGCAGCATATGGAACTGAATTAGCTCCACAAGTACAATTCCTAAGAGAAATTAGAGATAATACTGTAATGAGCACTTCCTCTGGAATGGCCTTTATGAGTGGATTTAACCAAATCTATTATTCATTCTCACCTACAATTGCTGATCTAGAAAGAGAGCATCCATTGTTCCAAGAAGCAGTACGAGCATTTATCACACCAATGATATCCACTCTCTCAATTATGACACTAGCTGAAGATGGTTCTGATGCGCAAGTGTTAGGATTGGGAATCTCTGTCATTGCTTTGAACTTAGGAATGTATATTGCAGCACCAACAGTAATTGGGTTCAAAGTTCGCAAACATTTGAAATCTAGAAAATAG
- a CDS encoding thrombospondin type 3 repeat-containing protein, giving the protein MNNYTILFGFILLIILSPNSIFAQSSDTDGDGIPDSSDSCPADPETVNGFEDSDGCPDVVPPTDTDGDGIPDSSDSCPTQAETVNGFQDSDGCPDVIPPKDTDNDGIDDKIDQCPTQAETFNGIEDTDGCPDVTAPKDTDNDGIDDKIDQCPTQAETFNGIEDTDGCPDVVTLQDSDKDGIINSADLCPRSPETFNGFEDTDGCPDNSPVIDIDGDLLIDTLDQCPTQAETVNGFQDLDGCPDVAQPTDTDGDGIPDSIDSCPTQAETVNGFQDTDGCPDIIPTTDSAPIPESKDDTSLLQWTAVIASVITAVGAIGAAKLRKSS; this is encoded by the coding sequence TTGAACAATTATACAATTTTATTCGGTTTTATACTGCTTATCATTTTATCCCCCAATAGCATCTTTGCACAATCCTCAGACACTGACGGTGATGGTATTCCAGATTCTTCAGACTCTTGTCCTGCTGATCCTGAAACGGTAAACGGATTTGAAGATTCAGATGGTTGCCCAGATGTAGTTCCTCCAACTGACACTGACGGTGATGGTATTCCAGATTCTTCAGACTCTTGTCCTACACAAGCTGAAACTGTTAATGGCTTTCAAGATTCAGATGGTTGCCCAGATGTAATTCCTCCAAAAGATACTGATAATGATGGAATTGATGATAAGATAGATCAGTGTCCTACACAAGCTGAAACATTTAATGGGATTGAAGATACAGATGGTTGCCCAGATGTAACAGCACCAAAAGATACTGATAATGATGGAATTGATGATAAGATAGATCAGTGTCCTACACAAGCTGAAACATTTAATGGGATTGAAGATACAGATGGTTGCCCAGATGTAGTTACACTTCAAGACTCTGATAAAGATGGAATTATAAATTCTGCAGATCTTTGTCCGCGTTCTCCTGAAACATTTAACGGATTTGAAGATACAGATGGTTGTCCAGATAATTCACCTGTAATTGATATTGACGGCGATTTGCTCATTGATACACTTGATCAATGTCCAACCCAAGCTGAAACTGTTAATGGCTTTCAAGATTTAGATGGTTGCCCCGATGTAGCCCAACCAACTGACACTGACGGTGATGGTATTCCAGATTCTATTGATTCTTGTCCAACCCAAGCTGAAACTGTTAATGGCTTTCAAGATACAGATGGTTGTCCTGATATCATTCCAACAACTGATTCCGCACCAATACCTGAATCTAAAGATGATACTTCATTATTACAATGGACTGCTGTAATTGCTTCTGTTATTACTGCTGTAGGTGCAATTGGAGCTGCAAAATTAAGAAAATCATCTTAA